AATAGAAGAGTTACTACACTTCCATGATCACGCCCTAATAATCGTATTTTTAATTAGTACTCTTGTACTTTACATTATTGTCGCAATAGTCTCCACTAAATTAACCAACAAATATATTCTAGATTCTCAAGAAATTGAGATTATCTGAACAGTTCTCCCAGCTGTTATTCTTATTTTAATTGCACTTCCCTCATTACGAATTCTTTATCTTATAGACGAAATTAATGACCCGCATCTTACCATTAAAGCAATAGGTCACCAATGATATTGAAGCTATGAGTACACCGATTACGAAGATCTCGGCTTTGACTCTTATATAATCCCCACACAAGACTTAGCCCCTGGTCAGTTTCGACTGTTAGAAGCCGACCATCGTATGGTTGTCCCAGTTGAATCTCCAATTCGAATCCTAATTTCAGCAGAAGATGTCCTTCACTCATGAGCAGTCCCAGCCCTGGGCATTAAGATAGACGCAGTACCTGGACGTCTAAATCAAACAGCCTTTATTACTTCCCGTCCCGGAGTTTTCTACGGACAATGTTCAGAAATTTGTGGTGCAAACCATAGCTTTATACCTATCGTAGTCGAAGCAGTTCCTCTAGAACACTTTGAATCATGATCATCTTTAATACTTGAAGACGCCTCACTAAGAAGCTAATATGGGTTAAGCACCAGCCTTTTAAGCTGGAAGCAGGTGACTCCCAACCACCCTTAATGAAATGCCCCAGTTAAACCCCGCCCCTTGATTTATAATCTTCATGTTTACATGAGCAATTTTCCTAACTATTCTTCCCCCAAAAGTAATAGCACATACTTTCCCAAATGAACCTTCTCCCCAAGGTATAACAACCCCTAAAACTGCCCCCTGAAACTGACCATGACACTAAGCCTTTTTGACCAATTTTCTAGCCCTTCATTCCTCGGAATCCCTATAATTTTAATAGCTTTAGCTTTACCCTGACTGTTAATCCCTACACCCACTTCCCGATGGCTGAGCAATCGAGTTGTATCTCTTCAAGGATGATTTATCGCCCGCTTTACTAATCAACTCTTTCTACCTCTAAATGTAGGAGGACACAAATGAGCCCCCCTTCTTGCCTCACTAATAATATTCTTACTTACTCTAAATATATTAGGTTTACTACCATATATCTTCACCCCTACAACACAGCTTTCTCTTAATTTAGGTTTAGCTGTTCCCCTCTGATTAGCAACCGTCCTTATCGGTATACGAAATCAGCCAACTCATGCACTAGGTCATTTCCTTCCAGAGGGCACTCCTACAGCCCTAATTCCTATTCTAATTATTATCGAAACAATTAGTCTATTCATTCGCCCTCTCGCTTTAGGCGTTCGGCTTACAGCTAATCTCACAGCAGGTCATTTACTAATTCATCTAATTTCCTCAGCAGTCTTTGTTCTTATACCTATAATACCTGCAGTCGCTATTCTTACAGCAGTTCTCCTTCTATTACTTACTATACTTGAAGTAGCCGTTGCAATAATTCAAGCCTATGTATTTATTCTTTTACTAAGCCTTTATCTACAAGAAAACGTTTAATGACCCACCAAGCTCATGCATACCACATAGTAGACCCCAGCCCTTGACCCCTAACAGGCGCAGTAGCTGCACTTTTAATGACATCTGGCCTTGCCGTATGGTTCCATTTTCACTCAACAACCCTAATAGCTTTAGGAACAGTCCTTCTTTTATTAACAATATATCAGTGATGACGGGATATTATCCGAGAGGGGACCTTTCAGGGCCACCATACTCCCCCAGTCCAAAAAGGCCTTCGATATGGAATAATTTTATTTATTACATCAGAAGTCTTCTTTTTTCTAGGCTTCTTCTGAGCTTTTTATCACGCAAGCCTTGCCCCTACCCCTGAACTAGGTGGCTGCTGACCTCCCACAGGCATTACTACCCTAGACCCATTTGAAGTCCCCCTATTAAATACTGCAGTTCTTTTAGCCTCTGGGGTTACTGTAACCTGGGCTCACCACAGTATTATAGAAGGTGAGCGAAAGCAAGCAATCCACTCCCTTACTCTCACAATCCTCTTAGGATTCTATTTCACTTTCCTTCAAGGACTAGAGTACTATGATGCACCTTTCACAATTGCTGATGGAGTCTACGGTTCAACTTTCTTTGTTGCTACTGGCTTTCACGGCCTTCACGTAATTATTGGCTCAACATTTTTGGCTGGGTGTTTACTTCGTCAAATTCGCTATCATTTTACATCCGAGCACCACTTCGGCTTTGAAGCAGCAGCATGATATTGACACTTTGTAGATGTTGTCTGACTCTTCCTATATATCTCAATCTATTGATGAGGCTCATAATCTTTCTAGTACTAAGGAGTATAAGTGGCTTCCAACCACACGGTCTTGGTTAAAGTCCAAGGAAAGATAATGAACTTAATCTCAACAGTAATCCTTATTGCCTCAGCTTTATCTTTAATTCTTATCCTAGTCTCATTTTGATTACCTCAACTAAGCCCTGACTACGAAAAGCTATCTCCCTACGAGTGCGGATTTGACCCTTTAGGAAGTGCCCGTCTCCCCTTTTCCCTACGATTTTTCCTAATCGCCATTTTGTTTCTTCTCTTTGACCTAGAAATTGCGCTTCTACTTCCCCTTCCGTGGGGAGATCAACTGAGTAATCCCACCTTGACATTTATATGAGCGACCTCTGTGCTAGCCCTACTAACACTCGGTCTTATTTACGAATGACTTCAAGGAGGCCTCGAATGAGCTGAATAGGTGATTAGTCTAAGTAAAATACTTGATTTCGGCTCAAGAGTCTGTGGTTAAAGTCCACAATTGCCTAATGACCCCCACTCACTTTACAATCTCCTCAGCCTTTCTGTTAGGTATAATAGGCTTAGCGTTTCATCGAACACATCTCCTCTCTGCCCTTCTCTGTTTAGAAGCCATAATACTTGCCCTATTTATTGCACTCTCCCTCTGGTCCTTGCAGTTAGATGCCACTGGCTGTTCAACTGCCCCCATACTTATACTTGCTTTCTCCGCTTGTGAAGCAAGTGCTGGACTAGCCCTACTTGTAGCCACAGCCCGAACACACGGGACAGACCACATACAAGCCTTAAATCTTCTGCAATGCTAAAAATCCTAATTCCTACTTTATTTCTTCTCCCAACAACCTGATTAACGTCAAGTAAATGACTATGACCTACTGCTCTAGCGCAAAGCATGTTGATTGCCTTAGGCAGTATTACCTGACTAAATAACACCACGGATACAGGATGGACTGCCCTTAACTCATATATTGGGACGGACCCCCTATCTACACCTCTGCTTGTACTTTCATGTTGACTTCTTCCATTAATACTCCTTGCAAGTCAAAATCACCTCTCATCAGAACCTATAAACCGCCAACGCATATACATCACCCTCCTTGCTACCCTGCAGCTTTTTCTTATTTTAGCCTTTGGTGCCACAGAAATAATTATATTCTATGTTATATTTGAAGCAACTTTAATTCCTACTCTTCTAG
This genomic stretch from Gadus macrocephalus mitochondrion, complete genome harbors:
- the COX2 gene encoding cytochrome c oxidase subunit II (TAA stop codon is completed by the addition of 3' A residues to the mRNA) — encoded protein: MAHPSQLGFQDAASPVMEELLHFHDHALMIVFLISTLVLYIIVAMVSTKLTNKYILDSQEIEIIWTVLPAVILILIALPSLRILYLMDEINDPHLTIKAMGHQWYWSYEYTDYEDLGFDSYMIPTQDLAPGQFRLLEADHRMVVPVESPIRILISAEDVLHSWAVPALGIKMDAVPGRLNQTAFITSRPGVFYGQCSEICGANHSFMPIVVEAVPLEHFESWSSLMLEDA
- the ATP8 gene encoding ATP synthase F0 subunit 8, which encodes MPQLNPAPWFMIFMFTWAIFLTILPPKVMAHTFPNEPSPQGMTTPKTAPWNWPWH
- the ATP6 gene encoding ATP synthase F0 subunit 6, with the protein product MTLSLFDQFSSPSFLGIPMILMALALPWLLIPTPTSRWLSNRVVSLQGWFIARFTNQLFLPLNVGGHKWAPLLASLMMFLLTLNMLGLLPYIFTPTTQLSLNLGLAVPLWLATVLIGMRNQPTHALGHFLPEGTPTALIPILIIIETISLFIRPLALGVRLTANLTAGHLLIHLISSAVFVLMPMMPAVAILTAVLLLLLTMLEVAVAMIQAYVFILLLSLYLQENV
- the COX3 gene encoding cytochrome c oxidase subunit III (TAA stop codon is completed by the addition of 3' A residues to the mRNA); the protein is MTHQAHAYHMVDPSPWPLTGAVAALLMTSGLAVWFHFHSTTLMALGTVLLLLTMYQWWRDIIREGTFQGHHTPPVQKGLRYGMILFITSEVFFFLGFFWAFYHASLAPTPELGGCWPPTGITTLDPFEVPLLNTAVLLASGVTVTWAHHSIMEGERKQAIHSLTLTILLGFYFTFLQGLEYYDAPFTIADGVYGSTFFVATGFHGLHVIIGSTFLAGCLLRQIRYHFTSEHHFGFEAAAWYWHFVDVVWLFLYISIYWWGS
- the ND3 gene encoding NADH dehydrogenase subunit 3 (TAA stop codon is completed by the addition of 3' A residues to the mRNA), which translates into the protein MNLISTVILIASALSLILILVSFWLPQLSPDYEKLSPYECGFDPLGSARLPFSLRFFLIAILFLLFDLEIALLLPLPWGDQLSNPTLTFMWATSVLALLTLGLIYEWLQGGLEWAE
- the ND4L gene encoding NADH dehydrogenase subunit 4L — protein: MTPTHFTISSAFLLGMMGLAFHRTHLLSALLCLEAMMLALFIALSLWSLQLDATGCSTAPMLMLAFSACEASAGLALLVATARTHGTDHMQALNLLQC